From a single Arachis hypogaea cultivar Tifrunner chromosome 3, arahy.Tifrunner.gnm2.J5K5, whole genome shotgun sequence genomic region:
- the LOC112789157 gene encoding uncharacterized protein isoform X1 gives MRLLFSVSASASASIFLNPSSHPLHLPQGSFIQPCKFRILSEQSLCLRLTTFRLSCRRRGTFICAAKNQEAEDAFKKTVEIDILIDMLREANPHQLQKIVLENILAFNPTFWIRLAARSDTCKSEDDKKDYEELAATVMNVVDRVVHKTKEKIESATDVLKGVLKPVVDNEGEISWPPRDPQGLTLMEMEISQREQEGQLDEGFLAEVNAQLRQAKEDGDKPGLEAMLQKVLQLYASTVLSRRSYAMKGSEVLKDEQFLENIIQAPEEEWNNILIKGLTIGAGDISPEELDAVVKKRIERTLIRTEGGSYQQRILTEYLKGIETRAEEIVQVLQGKP, from the exons ATGAGGTTGTTGTTCTCTGTCTccgcttctgcttctgcttctattTTTCTAAATCCTTCATCTCATCCACTTCATCTTCCTCAG GGTTCATTCATCCAACCTTGTAAGTTTCGGATTCTCTCGGAGCAGAGTCTCTGTTTGAGGCTCACAACTTTCCGTTTGAGTTGCAGGAGAAG GGGAACTTTCATATGTGCAGCCAAAAATCAAGAAGCCGAGGATGCTTTCAAGAAGACCGTCGAAATCGATATACTTATAGATATGCTTAGGGAAGCTAATCCTCACCAG CTTCAGAAAATTGTTCTTGAGAATATCCTTGCTTTCAATCCAACCTTCTGGATACGACTTGCGGCAAGGTCTGACACATGCAAGTCCGAGGATGATAAA AAAGATTATGAAGAGTTGGCTGCAACTGTTATGAACGTGGTGGATCGCGTGGTTCATAAGACCAAG GAGAAGATAGAGTCTGCCACTGATGTCCTGAAGGGTGTGCTAAAACCTGTGGTTGACAATGAAGGAGAGATTTCATGGCCTCCAAGAGATCCTCAGGGACTCACACTGATGGAAATG GAGATAAGTCAAAGGGAACAAGAAGGACAGCTAGATGAGGGCTTCCTTGCTGAAGTTAATGCACAACTACGACAA GCAAAGGAAGATGGTGATAAGCCTGGTCTTGAGGCTATGTTGCAAAAGGTTTTGCAACTTTATGCTTCAACTGTTCTCTCGAGACGAAGTTACGCTATGAAAG GGAGTGAAGTTTTGAAGGATGAACAATTCCTTGAAAATATAATCCAAG CTCCTGAAGAAGAATGGAACAATATTTTGATCAAAGGATTGACAATTGGTGCTGGAGATATTTCACCAGAGGAGCTCGATGCTGTCGTCAAGAAACGAATTGAGCGCACTTTAATTAGAACA